DNA sequence from the Vicia villosa cultivar HV-30 ecotype Madison, WI linkage group LG3, Vvil1.0, whole genome shotgun sequence genome:
tctcaaacgttgtacttgttaagaaatctaatggaaaatggagaatgtgtgttgattatactgatgttaaccgggcatgtccaaaagacgcctatcctttaccaaacattgatagactggtcgacaactcggccggctataaattattatcttttatggatgcttattcaggttacaaccagatcccgatggcgaggagcgacaagcagtacacggcgttcatgaccgagtcgggcaattactactacaacgtaatgcccttcggcctcaaaaacgcgggctccacgtatcaacggatgatgaacaaagtgttccgaggggagatcggcgacaccctcgaggtgtacatggacgatatgatcgtcaagtctcgaggggacaccgaccacacctcccatctcgagcgcgtattcgagtgggccagatcctgcaagatgcgcttcaatccggagaaatgcaccttcggcgtccgagcaggaaaattcctcggtttctatctgaccgaacggggaatagaagccaacccggataaatgccgagcgTTCTCCGAGCTCCCCattcctaacaataaaaaatccatccaagtattaaacgggatgctcactgcgctatcacgtttcgtcgcgaaatccgcccaacacgccctccctttctttaaactgctacgcaaagaagcagcctttgagtggtccgaggagtgcgagcAAGCACTGACACACCTCAAGCAAGTACTTTCCTCGCCGCCCGTCCTTTCTCGACCCGACGACAACGAGCCTCTGTACCTTtacctggccgtctcaaacgaGGCAGTCAGCGCGGCTTTGATCCGAGAAACCGTAGACGGGCAAAAACCTGTGTACTTCACCAGCAAAGCTCTACAGGGacccgaggtgcgataccaacagatcgagaaagtcgccatggccctagtaatagcggccagaaggctacgatactacttcctcgcccacacaaTCTTTGTTCGGACGGACCAACCCATcaagcaactcctcagccgaccagacatggccggcagaATGCTAAGGTGGTCCCTCGAGCTTTCAGAATTCGACGTACAGTATGAGAGCAGGAAGGCACTAAAAGCACAGGCACTGGCGgacttcgtggccgagatgacctCTATCGCCGACTCGCCCGACACAACTAAAGacaagtggaccatctacgtagatggcgcctcaagcagctCGGGCAGCGGGGAAGGCATTATCTTGGAAAACGGCGAAGGTCTTATCATAGAAGTATCTTTAGTCCTCTCCttcaacacgtcgaacaaccaggccgagtatgaAGCCCTCCTCGCGGGACTGAGACTCGCCGAGGACATAGAGGCACGAGAGGTCAAGATCTACACTgattcccaactcgtcgcatctcATATCAGCAGCGAataccaggccaaaaacgacgTACTCGCCGAATATCTCGCGCTCGTCAgagataagatgaaaaaattcgccaaagcagaagtcgagcatatcccccgagaacacaactcgcgcgccgacatactgtccaaacttgcgagcacgagaaagaaagggggaaacaAATCGGTTATCCAAGAAATTCTGCCCAGGCCAAGTGTAGGCGAAAGCGCGCGAGCTCTACAGATATTCGCCATCGGGGACGAACaatgctggatgaccccagtGTACAACTTCCTCACAAAAGACGAGCTCCCCGCCGACGCGAAAGAAGCCTCAACAATTAAGAGACGAGCGTGCTCATACACTATCCTCGAAAACAAGTTGTACCGACGAGGTTTCTCCATccccctccttaaatgcatcgatGCCTCGCAAGCACTAGAGGTACTCCGGGAGCTCCATGATGGAATCAACGGCCAGCACCTCGATGGACGGTCACTAgctaggaaagccctcagagccggctagtactggccgaccatgcagcaggacgccaaagagtatgtcaagaaatgcgacaaatgccagcgtcacgccgacatgcacctggcaccaccaaacgagctcaaatctctctcctcaCTTTGGCCTTTCTCTacgtggggaatggacctcctcggacctttcccggtcggctcctaccaaaacaaatacctggtggtcgctgtagattacttcacaaaatggatagaagctgaagcgctcgctaaaatcacatcccaaaacgtactccgattttacaagaggaacatactcgctcgattcggggtaccacaggcgattataaccgacaacggcacccagttcacggacagaaaattccaggaattcgtggccaaactcgggacaaagcaacacttcacttcggtcgagcacccccaaaccaacggacaggctgaagccgccaaccgggtcattctccgtggattgaagagaaggctgggcgaagcgaaaaaagcttgggtcgaagagctacacagcgtcctctgggcatACAGGACGACCCCACATTCAACCACGGGCGAAACACCATTCAAGCTAACCtatggcaccgaagccgtgatccccgtggagatccgagaatcgtctcgtcggactgagtcacctctcgaggaagaactcaacgacgaagccatgagagaagagctcgacatggtcgaggagatccAAACAGGATCCTCtctgcgagaagcgaaattgaaacaacaaatagcgttaagacatgacaccaaagttatcaagcgctccttcgaagtcggagacttagtgctccgtaggaacatgaaagattcacgcgaaggcaaactagccccgaactgggaaggcccgtaccgagtttacgaCAGAACCGAAAACGACGcgtattacctcgagaacctACTCGGTGAAAaactcgctcgaccttggaacgctgaaaaactcagacgctactacagttagaaacaacctaacgctaCTCGGCCGCTCGTAACGAACACGAGGAAAGCTGGGCAaggactcgcgccatggtacaagcgcgtatgttccacgacagcttcagtcggataaccctaccaggaggcaaagccgactacgcggcgggccttacacacagaccctccgcggaagtacctgcacggcagaaccccagctcgcgatgggatcgttcacgctgcgagcacctggccccgaccgcggcctcgagctcgcttatagcgcacacctgctctgcgcacccggaccgttccccacacgcccgggccataaacctcggtcgagcacaaacataattcgagcataaacatcaaaacatatccAACGATAAAAATCAGATAAACACAAATAAATGTTGAAGCATAAAATACTGAATGGTATTAAAATCCGACCAACCTGGCCGGGAAatccaaatattacaaacatTATCCGGGCATTGCCCCATTAAAAACATTGGCACACAGGCCACAAaacattggcacgcaggccacaaaactgGCACACAGGCCACAACCAAAGTTAAACAGGTCAAACACCACCATCCTCATCCTCGGCACCGTTGTCCTCACCCGGGGACTCTTGCTCGTCTTCCCAGTCCTCGAACTCCGGGTTTGCATCAATTCGCCCGTCCACGACCTTATGATAGGGACCAATGCCCTTCGTCACCAGGCGCGGATTGAGGACTTTCAGCTGATCCACTGCAGCTTTGAAACCGACCCCCAAGGTAGCAACACAGTCAACCTCCAACTCCCTCACCTTGCCCAAAAGCTGAGAACGCGTCACCAAGGCTTTCTCGTCTTCATCCTCCTCGGCAGCAGGGAGATGAGCCCTCTCCAACTCAGCAACTCGCTCGCGGAGCCTTTTTCCCTCGGCCTCCAACTCCGCGACCTTATTCTGCTCTTTGACGAGGTCCTCCACTATGCCGCTCTGGACCTCATACTTGTCCTTGTACTGTTTGAACTCGTGCTCTAACTCATCATATTTAGTCTGGAGAGCATCGTAGTCCTTCTGAGGACAGACATTTTGAGCATTGAGAGCCAAGGCCaaggcggccaccctcatcatcccttcgAGGTCCTCGGACAGGTCCTTGTCTCGAGCCACCCGGTCCCGCCTGACAATgtgcctcacctcctcgcgctcgAGAAGCACATTCTTCTTTGAGAAGATTCCCCTATGCAGAGTACAAGAGGGCAGCACTATATCTTCATCGGAGGGGTTGTCAATGATAAGAGGACGAAGCTCCGCGGTCCCTTCATTCTTTTGCTTCTTTCCGGCTGGAGAACCACGCGAGGTCGTCCCGACTGACGAAGGAGAGCCATTGTCGGGGGCAGCCGCCTTGACCTCCTCGATCCGCGATCGTTTCCCAAACGCTTTGGCGGCCCCCTTGTTCTTGGCCCGCATCTTCGTAACTTTGTCGTGCAAgtcggccatttttcctgcaaaataaagagttagaaccaaaaaggtgttgtgttaacaaataatagTTATCTCACCTAACAAAATCATAGCGTCCCCGTAACTTCCGCACTCGAGGACAACTTTGGTGTTGATGTGCCGAGGCTCCAGCATAGGGCCTCCATCTTCCTCGAATAGGGGATCCCCGTTGGGATATGTACATATTGTCGGTCTAAACCCGTCCTCAAAAGAAGCGAGCCGCTGATACCCCCCTGTATCGCGCTCATTGAGATCCTCGTCCCGGAAGATGTAATAGTCGGTCCCACGCTCGAAATGGTCAGGTTGCCACTCTAACGGGAACCGGGCAGCTGGGCCCACTCTCCTCACCCCATCCTCAATATACTCGCGCTCCTCGAACAAATGATTCTCGGCATCAGGAGTGAGCGGCTTAATTATAAAATACCGACTCTTAAAATGCTTGACAGAGTCCTGGTAAATGGCGAACAacttcttcggctgcttaaacgacacccaactccacttgccgtccGGATCACGCAACCTCTGCAAATGAAAAACTCTGAAGAAAAGGGGCAGAGTCGCTTCGACCTCCAAGTACCCGCATACGATCTCAAAGGCCCTTAAGAACGCTAAAGCGTTGGGATGAAGCTGAGACGGGCAAAGGCGCAACCAACTGAAGACACTTCGTTGCAAATGAGTGAAGGGGAGACGGAGACCAGCCTCCTTAAAGACGAACTCATACATTGCGAAACGGGGCCCGGGAAATTGCGAGCAGATCCTCTGGTGAGATTTGGGCACAAAGGCgccccaagaaggctcctcgtcTTGGTCAAGGTCCTCGATGACGTTAAAGGCTTCCTTGGGACGACTCGTGAAGCGCGATGCAATCATCCTCGGAGCAACGGCCACCCATTCTTCAAGTGCCCTAGGGGAGGTCTCCACGACGGGAGCGTTCTCTTGCGAGCCAACAGCCTCGTCCCCATCTGAAATGTCGAAGACGACATCATCCTTGTtctcgtcggccatttacctgaaaagcagaggaaaccgtgaattcgactggtcaaatccacccttccaccgcaagtcaagtgaaagggcgaggaaaaggGACGAGGAAAACTCCCCCAATCGTCAAATGGCCGACGAGCTAAAGTGCCCTCAGAGCATATACGTCGCACGCAGCGGAGGTCGGCAAACTCATGCCCTCACCGAGACGTGCAACCTCCACTGCTCGTGGCCTTCAAACTACTCTCTAGTAATCCTAAAAGCTGGACGTCTCATTCAAACGTTCTAGCTCCGTTCACTCAAAACTCACTCGGCAAACGCACGGGAGAAACGGTTATCTTCTAGGTTTACTCGGCTAATTAATAAACCCTTCTCGTCACGCTCATCAATCATGCTCGCCTCACTCAAAACTAatacataaaacttaaataaaaacatgaagGAGACGAAGAACTTACTTGGAGAAAGCGAAGAAGATATGAACGAGACGAGGAGGAGAGCAGTGAGCGGATCTTGAAGGCTTGGGAAATGTTAAGTGCCAAATGAGTGACCTCCTCACTCCTTATATAGGGAAAgaaggccaaagggtgtcatgatggcctaggcagcctaggagacgcCATCATTGCCTACACCCCAAAGACGGCTCCCTCCACGAAAAGCTGCCACGCGTCCCAAAGATCTTGAGAACTCCAAAAGACGCCGTCTACTTTCACCCCTAGAAACGGCGCAGTAATGATTACAGCCTGTACAGTTGACACCTGTCAATCACGCTGACGAGCGACAACCAATAAGGTTAAAAACCGAGGACAACAGCCGACAAAGCCCTTGAGGAACCCAGGACTTGGAATCGTTACCCGTGCTCGGCTAAACCTCCTCATTAAAGTCATCACCCTTATAAggctaatgacttggggggctcctgttctggtctgggccgagcaggcccaacccttgttaccagccgagcaggcccaattccCTTGGGCCCAATTACTGGACAACAGATAAGGGCTGCCCTTCGCGAAGACtctggccgagcaggcccaaacctttgggcccacttactggataaccgtcaaggagttatccacgcacgaagaccacgcgtcacgcagcgagggattcggtcaaccacctccgaaccctacgctatgatcatccggaacgtgagtctcctgctgactcagccctagcatgggacgttctggcagttccctagcacgtgggcctccagttggatttggcccaattagggaaccttggcccagcgctgggggctataaataccctctttcactagaaggtcaggtattctattcttaactctaaacctcattctctgatagctactgacttaagcatcggagaaccttgcaggtacccccccatctTGTTCTTCAAGCCAGATATTACGCCTTGACGATtctcctgatcaggtacgatcaattaTGAACTAGACATGGACATTCCAAAATTTGCTTATTCTTCTGACCGCTTTACTATAAAATGATGTCTCATGTTCATTTAAAACACAAAGTATCTTTGAAAAACACTTTCTCCTATACTTTCACCTTGTTGAAAATTTTTATACTCacttaaaatatcattttagtGATGATAAAGTGACTATTTTGTAGAGAATTATTGTGTATCTGttactattttattttgatttgtaattGTAAATTAAGAGGATTGTTCTCTTGAAACTCTCATAAATTATAAAGATTGCAAGATAAATCTGAGGTAAAGCTTGGTGTGATAAAGTTCAATGTTGATCATGTGTTAAAAACTATAAACTATGTGgtagtgaaaatcttaaaaagcaCTAAGTGGGGACTTAAGTAGGTGTCATGGTTTTAGACAGAATCAATTCAATTCTAGTGTGTTCCTTCTTTTtccatcatttttttaattttattttcctaTATCTTTGTATTATTCTCTTCTTCTACTCTTTTTTTCTAATTAACTTACAAAtcgatttaatttgtttaaatttttggaaaatatattttcatcataattCTTTCCTTCTTGTATTTAAAGTCACTTGTATAACACGTTCTACAAGAATTAACATATTCAACACCAATTTTATATATTTGAGAAAAAAGTAATCTTAGTCTGCTCCATATACAAATTTTCAACGCTTGAGCATAAACTTAAAGATAAATGGTGAAAATGATTCCTCTATTGATAATTCACAAATTTTAGATAGTTGTTATTACTTATTACACACACTAGCACTAGGGTGAATTTTATGTGACTAGTATAGTGAGTCAATTCAAACATAACCTAATggaaaaatattctttagttgTAAGTTGAGTTATGCAATATATCAATGTCACTTAAGAGAAAGGATTCCTATTTAAGAGATGAGATAGTATAACTATAAAGGCATACAGGCAGGTTCAGGTTCAGTAAATTGTCGAAGATCTTTGAAGAGAaattgaagagcaagaagcaAAATGTAGTAGCTTAATCAAGTATTGATGCATAATTTTGAGTTATTGCATAAGAAATGTGTGAACTTGTGGATGAAAGAAGTGTTAGAAAATGTGAAGATACACTATTATGGTCGTATGGAGTTGTTTTGAGATAATAAATTGATCATTAGTATTACACATAATGATGTTCAAcataagaaaacaaaacaaattaagatTTACAGACATTTattaaagagaaattggatagtgATTTTATAACCACACATACACTCTTTGGATATCAACACATAGATGTGTAAACAAAAATTTTATAACCGAATAGTTCATTCAACTTGCAAGTTTGAAATGGTTGCAATTTATTCACCAACAGAAATGTAGTAAATAATAGGTTATAAATAACAATATTTATGCATAGatacttttatttaaattatagttTGTGATAATTTAAGCCAAGCTTGTTATATCTAAATTTTGTTTAATATAAACTAACTATTTATTGTATTGTGACATTAATTAAACTTGAAACACATTAGAAACACTTTTCTACACTCATTAATAAAGTAAGACACACTCACTACTTTTATTTGATTAACATCAAGGAAATAGTAACTTGATTGAACAAATACGAGGcgatttttaaaaagaaaaatgttcCTGTTAATGGTTCAAGAAAAATGAGTAAAATGTAAATGGGGCCATGCTCCAACTtttaatgaaaatcatatctGAAAACAAGAAAGTAGGATAACTTGAAAACTTCAGCTTTAAATCCTCTTAAATTTATCATTGCAGCAATCAGGCCAAGCGGGCAAAATTGTATACAATTAAACGGAATTTATATTTTACAAATTACTTATTGTTTAAATCTGATGCCCAGGGAGAAACTATAGTTAAAGGTTATTGTTTGCAGCCCTCTTACATCTAAATACCAATTACACATTCTTTTGAGCAGGTTTCTTGGAATTGTTTTTCCGTCGGACCTTCACCAAAACTTTTTGTAAATcctaaaaatcaaagaaaataggagATCATTCAAATCAGTCATGCCACAAAATTTGCCTAAAGATGgtacaataacaacaataataaagaaTTATCATTATGTTTGTGATTCCTTAAGCCTTATTGACCGAAAGACAAATTATTCATAAGGCTAGTCAGATAAAAATGACTCAAAATGTCAGGCCGAGAAGCTTAAGCAAACAAATGCGTGCTTAAGCCCTCCTCCAAACATAATTCCCAGTTGGTAGCAGTGTTGTCGATGGCAAATGGCAGTCTATGGCGGAGAGAGAAAATCCTGTAATACCGGGTGATATTTATCGCTGCGGCAAGCCCAAAAACCACCACGTATATCTGCCATAGCGCTGCCATGGCCGCTATTTGATAACACTGGTTGGTAGTTGCTCTCTTACTGTTTTGAGCCACTCTTCACAACTGGTACACGACAGGAAGAAGACCCTACCGACAAGGCCTGAAGGATTGCCTGGTAGGAAGCACCATTTTCTAATTCCAATCCAATCATTGGGAGACATGAGATGCGATATCAAATATAAATCTTAACTAATGAATGGAGTGAAAAGTCACTTGGGACTAGAGACGTAAAAGTTGTAAATTGGGAAGTCTTACATATGATTTTCAAAATTGGGTCAACCAACTTAGCAGCCAAGACATTTTGTTGGTAAAAATTTACATAAAGTAGCCTTTTAATAATATCCAAAAAGGTGCAACTGATGTAGCATTTTACAAACTACACTACATGATTAATAACAGTGCAAAGTGACTCTTCTAACAACAGTTTTCAAAAGAACAGGCCAACTAATGCAAATTTAAATTAGTTGCTTCCAAAATGATTATGCGAGCTTCAGATATCATGAATTTATATTAAACCTATAAATGAgaacaaaacctaatttttttggAACACTAAGTTAGGCACATATTTACCTCAACAGGTTCATTTTGCAATGTCCCACGGGTCCAAAGACCCTCCAAATTGTAGTAAGCTCTAGCATTTTCATCAAGTGCGTGAACTATCACTTTACCTGAACAAATGAAATGAATCagtaatttcaattttaatgCAAAAAACAGAAACAGTCACTAACACAGAATATCATAGATTATCTTCGACCAGAGATCGTTTGAAAGTTTACTCTTCACTCCGTAGCCAATTATGACAAGGAAAAAACTTTTAATACCCAAAATCAAATGATATAGAGGTCATTTTTCTTGATTTCTTGTCAAGCCACAAGATGTTCTAAGAAATGAAAGGAGTGAGATTCTAAGGGGCACATGATAGGATTGATATATTGCAGCATTACAACAATGAATACAAAGGATCAAGCGCAACAATGACAAAGTAGCTGTAGAATCCAAACACTTCAGTTAATTACTATTCAATAACAGGGCCATGCACACAATATGCAACCGAGAATAAGTGCATGGCTTTTGTTTAGATTAAGGCCGAGAGTAGCCACTAATTCCATGGACTAACAACGAATACGGGGAGAAAATCAGAGGATACAGAAAGCAGAATCTGACATGATCCTAATAGTAAAACCAGTATATTTGTTGAGCCACAAAAGGGGGGCAGGGTACGGTTCAGTGGTATTATTGTAATATGAACGTAGTATTATATGCATAGCTTGTAACACTAAAACCTTAATTCATTCAAATAACAAAATGGAACTACAAGTCGCAGACGTAGACACACTTGGCTGAACTGCGTGAGGCCGTGAACAAAGATCGTGTTCGTTGTTTGGGATTTAAGTTTTTGTTTACTCTTTTATTACAAGGCTCTCTTTTAACAATCTTAATAATGAAATGAACATCATATTGGTATGTCTTATACACACATGGTTACACTCGGTCACAAAGTCAGTAACCTGATTTATATGTAGCCACCCATATACATAAGCACTACAAACTAACAGCTTAAGAATTAGTTAGGATACATAAAAGCCCCATCCTCTAAACCCCTAAGTTGCATAAGTATCTCCACACCGGTTTATGGTTGATAACCCGAGTGAACATCTCTCCCTCAGCTAAGAAGCTAATGAATGATGATATACACATTACAGACCATTATAATTACAATAGTTCTGCTTCTATAGGTTTCTTCTAAATTTAATGGGTTTTTCAAACTCAACAAAATGAATAGATACAAAACAAAgatcataaaacaaaaaaaaaaaaacagcatatACCAGAGTCAATAACAATCCATTTTCCATCCTCTTGCCCTTGCACACTAGGCAGCATCATTTGCTGAGCACCTATCTGCTTCTGCTTAGCCTGGTAACACAAAAACATTAACATACAAAACTAAATAATAGTAAAATCAACAAAACATGTATTCAGTTTCTTTCTCTTAATTTCAATTAGAAAATTTCGAACAATGAACCTGCCTTATAAATTAGGGCTTGAGCGATATTCCTGACGTGCCATGGCGATTTACCAGTGGCGAGAACCATGAAATCCGCCCACTCGCTGTGTTTGGGAACTGGAATTATCTTCACGTTGTCGGCTTGAACGTCCGTCAGAATCTTCTCGATCTCTTGCAGATCTAGGAAGCGTTTACTAACACCACTGTCAATTTCAACGGTAGTGGATAGAGAGGAAAAACCTAGCTTCCATGGTTGAAGAAGGGGCTGTGGATTTGATGCGTAACGCGAGGAACAGACCCGAGCTCGTAGAACTGACCACATTGCAGTGTGCAACAAACTGTAACTTCTACTTGTTTCTGTTAGGTTGCGGTTGATTTTGACGGTGGTAAAGGGCGGTGTTGAACGGTTGAACGGTGGTAGAAAGAAATGAGGgccgagtttttttttttgtctgcTGAGGGCTGGGGTTTTATTTTCTCCAAAAGTTGTCTATGTTATATTCACAATATTTATCTATCATAAATTAATTCTAATTGTAAAAAATCAACTTTCAAAGTATGAGGTTGaatagtgtgtgtatataatgtaTGAAGTTATTATTATTTGTTGTGACTGTCAAAGCTCGATACTCTTTAATTGTGCCACAAGTGATTGTTTCTTTGAACTTCAAGAAATCAAGTTAGGACTAAAGTAAACACATGATCTTAATGTTGATATTATATTATCAAGATCACTTGTCAAATCTAAGTCATTATAGATCTTTAGGGAAAACTTTTGATGAGGATTGGCTGATGAAATCATTAGCTCATGAGTAATTGTACCACTTAAGTATATGAGTAGTT
Encoded proteins:
- the LOC131655810 gene encoding protein Iojap-related, mitochondrial produces the protein MWSVLRARVCSSRYASNPQPLLQPWKLGFSSLSTTVEIDSGVSKRFLDLQEIEKILTDVQADNVKIIPVPKHSEWADFMVLATGKSPWHVRNIAQALIYKAKQKQIGAQQMMLPSVQGQEDGKWIVIDSGKVIVHALDENARAYYNLEGLWTRGTLQNEPVEDLQKVLVKVRRKNNSKKPAQKNV